One part of the Theropithecus gelada isolate Dixy chromosome 5, Tgel_1.0, whole genome shotgun sequence genome encodes these proteins:
- the LOC112625463 gene encoding homeobox protein VENTX-like, with protein sequence MRLSSSPPRGQQQPSSFGSVDWLSQSSCSGLTPTPRPADVSPGSLPGPGQISGAREPPQATSIKEAATSSDLPARERTVAGLSKEPNTLRGPRVRTAFTTEQVRTLEGVFQHHQYLSPLERKRLAREMQLSEVQIKTWFQNRRMKHKRQMQEVPPNSPFLGSLHVPPAFHSPSSGLANGLQLLCPWAPLPGPQALMLPPGSFWGLCQVEQEALASTGASCCRQPLAHHSPTAGSGLPAPGPALSTGPWGLCALPETGDAF encoded by the coding sequence ATgcgcctctcctcctccccacctcgtGGCCAGCAGCAGCCCTCCAGCTTTGGCTCTGTGGACTGGCTCTCCCAGAGCAGCTGCTCAGGGTTGACCCCCACGCCCAGGCCTGCCGACGTCTCCCCGGGGAGCCTCCCTGGCCCGGGCCAGATATCCGGCGCCCGGGAGCCCCCTCAGGCCACCAGCATCAAGGAGGCCGCCACGTCCTCAGATCTGCCTGCGCGGGAGAGGACCGTGGCTGGGTTGAGTAAGGAGCCAAATACCTTGCGGGGCCCCCGTGTCCGCACAGCCTTCACCACGGAGCAGGTCCGCACCTTGGAGGGCGTCTTCCAGCACCACCAGTACCTGAGCCCTCTTGAGCGGAAGAGGCTGGCCAGGGAGATGCAGCTCTCAGAGGTCCAGATAAAAACCTGGTTTCAGAATCGCCGGATGAAACACAAACGACAAATGCAAGAAGTCCCACCGAACAGCCCCTTCCTGGGGTCTCTCCACGTGCCCCCAGCTTTCCACTCACCGTCTTCTGGCCTTGCCAATGGCCTGCAGCTGCTGTGCCCTTGGGCACCCCTGCCTGGGCCCCAGGCTCTGATGCTGCCCCCGGGCTCCTTCTGGGGTCTCTGCCAAGTGGAACAGGAGGCCCTGGCCTCTACGGGGGCTTCCTGCTGCAGGCAACCTCTGGCGCACCACTCCCCGACCGCAGGAAGTGGCCTGCCTGCACCGGGACCAGCCCTGTCCACGGGGCCCTGGGGCCTGTGCGCTCTGCCGGAGACGGGGGATGCCTTTTGA
- the LOC112624234 gene encoding putative 60S ribosomal protein L37a: MAKRTKKVGIVGKYGTRYGASLRKMVKKIEISEHAKYTCSFCGKTKMKRRAVGIWHCGSRMKTVAGGAWTYNTTSAVTVKSAIRRLKELKDQ; encoded by the coding sequence ATGGCCAAACGTACCAAGAAAGTCGGGATCGTCGGTAAATACGGCACTCGCTATGGGGCCTCCCTCCGGAAAATGgtgaagaaaattgaaatcagCGAGCACGCCAAGTACACTTGCTCTTTCTGTGGCAAAACCAAGATGAAGAGACGAGCTGTGGGGATCTGGCACTGTGGTTCCCGCATGAAGACAGTGGCCGGCGGTGCCTGGACATACAATACCACTTCCGCTGTCACGGTAAAGTCCGCCATCAGAAGACTGAAGGAGTTGAAAGACCAGTAG